The Myxocyprinus asiaticus isolate MX2 ecotype Aquarium Trade chromosome 4, UBuf_Myxa_2, whole genome shotgun sequence nucleotide sequence ttaaaaaaattacagtttGAAAGGTTAAATGTCTTTTTCAAAAGGTACAAAACAGACTTTCCTCAGTTTAAGATGATTtagtgattttgtgtgtgtgtgtgtgtgtttattaaaaGAACTCACTTGGATCACTGTATACTTCCTGAAAGTCTCCAGCGACCATTGAGAAGTCTGAGTCTTCTGGGAGACTCTGGGGATTGACATCTGGAAAGGTCACGGGTCTTGTCTGATCTGAGGCCATTTTGTTATTACTGAACTGGTGAATCCAGGGATACACAGTCCAAGCATTCTCCCTATCACACCTGAGGGACACAATGTCAGTTAGCTTCCCACATACATTGTCCTCAGTTCAATTAGAAATAGAAGCTCCAACTTAACATTGGGCAGTTCCCCAAAACTGTTCAACTGTTCTTGTTTAAATATACAGTTTGTAATACAATtatcaatgtgatttttttttaatgcaagttgTTGTTCTGCTTAAACTGTGATGATGAGCCTGTGTTGTACCTATTCAGAACAAAATTAGAAGAGAAAAGCATAAAGAAGCTCCACTCGTTTCCTTGGCATGAATAGCCCAGATGAGCGATTTCCCATGCCAGCCGACCCAGACCTGCCCCCGGCACTAACACTCTGACTTTGGACACGTCACTGCAGAGAGAAATATTAAAAGACCCATAActtttttcattcaaattcataaatcattataaatcaAGCCCAGCTGATAAAAAACATAATGACACTAAattatttacatgtattcatttacaAGATACTTAGATCCAAAGTGTTTTACAAATGAGATATTCAACAACATAAGTTACTCATCCAATGGAGACTGCAACATGAGAAGTGCCGCAAAATAAGATTCCAAAATTGTTCAGAAAAGTACATGCTAGAACAGAGATGAAAGTGAGACACAGTGAAACAGCAGTGAAAGAATAGTCtagtacatttttgcttttttgtttcagcattaaagggatagttcatgaaaaaaaaagaaattctcatcatttactcaccctcatgccatcccagatgtgaatgactttcttctgcagaacacaacgaagattttagaagaatatctcagctctgttggtccattcataAATGAAGTCAActttaaaataatccatatgactcaagtggttaaatcgatatcttcagaagtgatataataggtgtgggtgtaaAACAGAtcaacttatttatttattttttttactataaaactacTTTCAAACACCATAACAATGCACGTTCAcgagatttcttctgtttttttgccaattcacattctttgtgcatgtcACCACCAActcctatttattattattttcctttgctTTATGCCTCCTCTTTTAATCTTTCTCCTTCCTGCCTAGCAGCtgtcaaaatgcacaaaaaatttGAATCACTAAAAAACAGAAGGACTCGGTCCTCTTGTGAACACGCATAGGAGGGCTGGTGATAGAGTAGATTTcttgtaaaaaggacttaaatattggtctgtttctcacccacacctatcatatcacttcagaagacatggatttaaccactggagttgtatggattacttttatgatgccttcatgtgctttttggagcttcaaatttctggccaccattcacttgcattgactggaccaacagagctattttccaaaaatttgtgttcagcagaagaaagaaagtcatacacatctgggatggcatgagggtgagcaaattatgagaatttatttttggatgaacgatccctttaacggTTTCAAACTTTTTCAGTGTGGGGCCCCCCTTGTGTATGGTACATCCCTTTGGGTCCCCCGACAAGGGTAACGCATGATGATATTTAATCTTAAACTTACAATTATAAATCAcaaaacatataatttaaaaatgaataatacaACATGGAACATCAGTTTAACATCACTATAAATGTGCACAGCTTGTCATAGTGAAAGGATAAAGTAAGACTGTCTTTCCCTGCATATCTTGACAAAAACCAATAACACCCAAGTCATGGTGGGGAATGATGTCTCACAAATATATGTGATTAGGACAAGCAGCAAtatcatttttattcatatttattataattgtattaatatttcCTGTTTTCTCATTGTGACATCTGACACCTGAACTTATGATCTTATATAGCACCATAAGAATAAAAACTCTCTAGTTTATCTATCctaatgaaaaatacatttaaaagtagACGTACCATTTTAAAAAGTCGGCTtgttaggctatgttcagactgccactaaaaatcacattttttgcatatccagattgtatccagatgagttttttagTCTGGaaagcaaaaaaccacatgaaatctgatttttcagaatctgattcaaaccacatcgggaggtagtttcaaatgcgatttaaatctgatttttacagatgcgtctcagtccggacgctctggctgctcaaatcggatttcaaatggtcttttgcatcactcttaacgcgacacacaaCAATGATGTCAAAATTCGGTGACGGAAATGCCGGAAGTATTCATAAGCCAGCCTTGACTGCGgtacggaacatcacaatatttaccagtcttctgcaccgcgactggacaaggcgagatgatgcacctccattttccccgcatctgttttgaaagcatcgtcacgtgggtacgcctacgtcgTTACCAAAACAACCCATGCAgctaggttggttatgtctgaacatgcaaagatattcttctaaaatcttaatttgtgttctgtagaaaatagaaagtcatgcacatctgggatggcatgagggtgagtaaatgatgagagaattctcaattttggctgaactatccctttaaaagcatgGGTTCTCTCTCACACATGGATGAGCGCAcgtgctcgctctctctctctctctctctctttgatgaGCGCAGGCAGGCCGAGAGGAGAGAGAATGAAGCCGCATAGGCATATCACGTTTAAGAGGATTACTCAGATAAGAGTTgctttcttgcttgttttttgaCTGTCAAGGTGACGGACTGCGTTTTGAATGATCCGTCAATGTATTTAAAATCTGGTACAggacaaatgttttaaatgtgccGCTCAGGCGCAAGACGCTGATAAAAACATTGAGATGCGTCGAAAGGGTTAAAAGATGTGCGTTTACATCAGAAAAAATTGCACGGTGTATAaggatgcaaaaaacaaacatttaaaaaatgagaaTTAGTTTATGTGCGCATCATAGGAAACATATTGCTGACGTTTTTAACTTTCATGAAAAACATTAACAGCATTAGGCTATTTCATCAGCCTATAGGCTACACATTGCTGAACAgattaaaacttaaaatacatttaaatgaatgttcatgactaatctgttaagaattctataatgtttgttaatgactaaTTAAAGTTTAAAGTGTTATCAATATATTTTCATAAAGGTGATCACAGTCATGACTCATGTTTTtgattaactgaaaaaaaaaaaataacttggaAAAATGTTTATCAAAGAAGGTGTCTAATGTACTTTGTCAAgtatatcttttgtttttgaattCTGAAGTAATTCTTAATGCCTGCTTGTGCATATATTGTATCGTGAAAAGTCTTTAAAAACTGAACTCTGCCACTAAATTTTTGACTTTGCCACTAAGTGAAGCTCTAAATCTACAAACTGAAGGTTTTAAAAATTGATTCCATTATTTTTGTTGGTATTTGTGTAAACatgggggggaggaggggggttggtACTGTGTCAGCACCAAGAGAGATTCCTTGTATATTTTTCATTTCACCAATTCAATCCTGAAGTTTTAGCAGTTATATAAAGATTTACGTCCTTCACATTTCCACTGATGGTTGATGCGGTGTACCAAATTAATGAAAAGCAAAGACATGTTCGTCAGAGTATATTTACCACTGGTCAGAAGGAAAAAGTCTCTGAATCTCCTCTATAATAGGTTTATAGCAGCTGTCCCTTTCAGCCTTTCCTCCTTCGCTCCAGTCACGGACAAACTGCTTTATGGTAGATTTCAGCTTGTCCATGTCAAAAGTCGAGGACGGCAGTACTTTCCTTGGGTTACCCTGAgggaaaaaaatcaaagatgactGCCCTCAGAACAACTTCTAtacaagaaaatataaaaaaaaaaatttcttcaagTAGTACACACAGAtagcacacacacgtacatatcaGATaagtctgttttagatcttttcatctggaaagtatCGCATTCAAATTAagatctgctaaacatcttaaaaagatcaaatttacaaacattctaaatcaaaaACATCTCAAAAGACATCTGATAGAAACATCTTATAGAGGTATGGCAGTTGGGAAACAACCTAAAAAGAAATACGCCTTCCAGGTGTAAACTCACGCattaaatagacgtctgggtCATGGGTACATGTGCTGTTAGTAATCACAACAACCAAATGAAGAAAACAACAACACAGCATTGTCAATTGACCTACTGCCACGGCATGCCACCTACATCCTCTCCATATTCCATGTTCTCAAACATATGGATGCAGTTGTGCACTATGGCCTGTAGCACCTCCTGGTTGCGGTCAACACAGTTACGGATCTTAGTCAGGTTGGGCAGGAAGCTTGTTAAAAGTTGCTGGTGGTGATGTGGAATGCATCGGAACTGCCTCTCTGCTCGATTCACTCGTTCATGTACGTGAATTCTAAACATAGCGGGGGAAAGtgaagtaaaacaaataaataaatgcatataggTAAAAGtgagacttatatatatatatatatatatatatata carries:
- the LOC127439975 gene encoding carnosine N-methyltransferase-like produces the protein MADSTDETVATSKQDGVYNYRERIKCSPEEEAKLERKHFWNVINAFKYYRIHVHERVNRAERQFRCIPHHHQQLLTSFLPNLTKIRNCVDRNQEVLQAIVHNCIHMFENMEYGEDGNPRKVLPSSTFDMDKLKSTIKQFVRDWSEGGKAERDSCYKPIIEEIQRLFPSDQCDVSKVRVLVPGAGLGRLAWEIAHLGYSCQGNEWSFFMLFSSNFVLNRCDRENAWTVYPWIHQFSNNKMASDQTRPVTFPDVNPQSLPEDSDFSMVAGDFQEVYSDPNIWDCVATCFFIDTAHNVLDYIETIWNILKPGGVWINLGPLLYHYENMANELSIELSYEDIKAVILKYGFILELEKDTVPSTYTENDRSMLKYLYDSVFFVVRKPADQLINGDQTPKDDQFENSLQTGNTEENTS